The following is a genomic window from Leptospira bouyouniensis.
AGAATACACACAATACTATGTAGTTGCCATCAAAAACCAAGCAGAGCTTGCGTTTGAAATTTTATCTGACATGTTATTCCGACCGCTATTTCGAAAAGAAGACATCCAAACGGAAAAAGGTGTCATTATGGAAGAAATGCGTTCGTATGAAGATGCCCCCGATGATTTTGTATATGATTATTACTTTCGTAATATTTTTGGAAAATCACCTTACGGTCGTGATATCATTGGTACCAAAAAATCGGTAACGGGAGTCACGGAAAATTCCATTCGAAAATTTTTTGAAAAACATTATTTCCCTAAGAATATGGTGATCTCTGTTTCTGGGAATTTCACTTGGGAGAAGGTACTCGATCTTACCAAAAAATACTTTTCGTTTGAAAATCCACATGGGAAAACTCCGACAGAACTCATCATCCCTGCACCTAAAAAAAATTATTCGAAACATTTGGAACGTCGTAAAATTGAACAGTTTCATATCATGTTAGGAGTGAATGGAAAACAAAGGGACTACCGAACAGTAACGGTTTCTGGTCTTATCTCTACCATACTCGGTGGGGGTATGGCATCACGGCTTTTCCAAAACATCCGCGAAAAGGAAGGTCTTTGTTATAGCATTTATAGTTTTCCTTCCTATTATAAAACCACCGGGCTTTTTTCCATCTCCTCTGCCACATCGAAAGAGAAGGCTGCACGTTGTGTAGAACTTATTCTGAAGGAACTTGAACTCATCACAAAACATGGTTTTTCCAAATCGGAACTAGCCGATGCCAAATCCAACCAAATGGGTTCGATCGCTATCGGTTATGAACTTCCTGAAAACCGAATGAATAATATTGGTCTACAGGAAATCTATTATGGGCAGTATTTTTCACTCGAAGACAGGATGAAGGCAATTAAGTCTGTGACTTTGGATGAAATCAATCACGCCGCCAAAGAGATGTTTGGTTTGGACAAGGTGCACCTGTCTTGTGTTGGGGATATGACAGAAAGCCAATTTGCCAAAATCCCAGTGCAATTTGGTGGTTAAAGTTTCTA
Proteins encoded in this region:
- a CDS encoding M16 family metallopeptidase, whose translation is MAPVIECKRTVLPNGLTVLFQPMKHASSMGVGVFLKQGSLAETNSEHGYFHFLEHMLFKDTETRTSKEIAESIERVGGILNGSTGREYTQYYVVAIKNQAELAFEILSDMLFRPLFRKEDIQTEKGVIMEEMRSYEDAPDDFVYDYYFRNIFGKSPYGRDIIGTKKSVTGVTENSIRKFFEKHYFPKNMVISVSGNFTWEKVLDLTKKYFSFENPHGKTPTELIIPAPKKNYSKHLERRKIEQFHIMLGVNGKQRDYRTVTVSGLISTILGGGMASRLFQNIREKEGLCYSIYSFPSYYKTTGLFSISSATSKEKAARCVELILKELELITKHGFSKSELADAKSNQMGSIAIGYELPENRMNNIGLQEIYYGQYFSLEDRMKAIKSVTLDEINHAAKEMFGLDKVHLSCVGDMTESQFAKIPVQFGG